In a single window of the Dromaius novaehollandiae isolate bDroNov1 chromosome 17, bDroNov1.hap1, whole genome shotgun sequence genome:
- the LOC112987151 gene encoding transmembrane protein 17B-like isoform X2, whose protein sequence is MAAHTPLPRNIRWGLTTLSGSLFINNKTRDSGSAQIYHPAREVLASLPLQMMLYFNVCYFPFWCLAEGTMLQLKYSLLPRYYQLLLAAAFLILSLAEGFRLYLGYIGNLQEKVPELAGFLLLSFLIQLPLLLFLLTDNNIIRLPLETAVHILYLAFLASEIPAAFFALKAMTKQLATQFYLQQFKDGDKSRHPRQKGAGSQEAKEKMML, encoded by the exons ATGGCTGCGCACACGCCTCTGCCCCGCAACATCCGCTGGGGCTTGACGACTCTCAGCGGCTCCCTGTTCATCAACAACAAGACCCGGGACAGCGGATCTGCCCAGATCTACCACCCAG CCCGCGAGGTGCTGGCCAGCCTGCCCCTCCAGATGATGCTGTACTTCAATGTCTGCTACTTCCCGTTCTGGTGCCTGGCTGAGGGGACGATGCTCCAGCTGAAG TACAGCCTGCTGCCCCGGTACTAccagctgctcctggctgctgccttcctcATCCTCTCGCTGGCTGAGGGCTTCCGCCTCTACCTGGGCTACATAGGGAACCTGCAGGAGAAG GTGCCTGAGCTCGCTGGGTTCCTCCTCCTCTCGTTCCTGATCCAGCTCCCCCTCCTGCTTTTCCTGCTCACGGACAACAACATCATCCGGCTGCCCCTGGAGACAGCTGTCCACATCCTTTACCTAGCATTCCTGGCCTCTGAGATCCCGGCGGCCTTCTTTGCGCTGAAGGCCATGACCAAGCAGCTTGCGACACAGTTCTACCTGCAGCAGTTCAAGGATGGAGACAAGTCACGACACCCGAGGCAGAAAGGAGCAGGAAGCCAGGAGGCCAAGGAGAAGATGATGCTCTAG
- the LOC112987151 gene encoding transmembrane protein 17B-like isoform X1, with protein sequence MAAHTPLPRNIRWGLTTLSGSLFINNKTRDSGSAQIYHPAREVLASLPLQMMLYFNVCYFPFWCLAEGTMLQLKYSLLPRYYQLLLAAAFLILSLAEGFRLYLGYIGNLQEKVRASSMPLQHGPCAQHDRRWAAWGRLCWGRSCGYSVCPLCLGLRYCHLHSLLGTRLVLSKEGNTGTVRTWRQGTKGTSSPSCFTPPHAVSVPLSSAGLCST encoded by the exons ATGGCTGCGCACACGCCTCTGCCCCGCAACATCCGCTGGGGCTTGACGACTCTCAGCGGCTCCCTGTTCATCAACAACAAGACCCGGGACAGCGGATCTGCCCAGATCTACCACCCAG CCCGCGAGGTGCTGGCCAGCCTGCCCCTCCAGATGATGCTGTACTTCAATGTCTGCTACTTCCCGTTCTGGTGCCTGGCTGAGGGGACGATGCTCCAGCTGAAG TACAGCCTGCTGCCCCGGTACTAccagctgctcctggctgctgccttcctcATCCTCTCGCTGGCTGAGGGCTTCCGCCTCTACCTGGGCTACATAGGGAACCTGCAGGAGAAGGTAAGAGCCAGCTCCATGCCGCTCCAGCATGGTCCCTGTGCTCAGCACGACAGGAGATGGGCGGCATGGGGTAGACTGTGCTGGGGGAGAAGCTGTGGCTACTCTGTATGTCCCCTTTGCCTGGGCTTACGCTACTGTCACCTTCACTCCCTGCTTGGGACCCGCCTGGTGCTCTCCAAGGAGGGAAACACAGGCACGGTCAGGACCTGGAGGCAGGGGACAAAGGGGACCAGCTCACCCTCCTGCTTTACCCCTCCCCATGCTGTGAGTGTGCCCCTCTCCAGCGCTGGACTTTGCAGCACCTGA